The Mycolicibacterium smegmatis genome has a window encoding:
- a CDS encoding MFS transporter — translation MTTSLQPNRPASVVATDTTVRWLAVFALALGGFGIGTAEFVAMGLLPDIATGFGITEPTAGHVISAYALGVVVGAPVLAAVTARVPRRVLLLGLMAVFTLGNVASMVAPSYPTLVVARFVAGLPHGAYFGVAALAAAHLMGPANRAKAVAHVLSGLTIATVLGVPMASWLGQALGWRSAFGLVVFVGVLTLAALWFWLPEQLRTMHISSPLTELGALRRPQVWLAVLVGMIGFGGMFAVYTYISTTMTDVAGLSRGLVPLALMVFGFGMVIGNLLGGRLADLSVVRALYVSLAALGILLAVFVAASHHPWSALLVLFGIGVAGSAVGPALQTRLMDVAHDAQTLAAALNHSALNIGNATGAWVGGLVIAAGFGYTAPAAAGAVLAVGGLLVLTLSVAVQRRSKT, via the coding sequence ATGACGACGTCCCTGCAACCGAACCGGCCCGCCTCGGTCGTCGCCACCGACACCACCGTTCGGTGGCTTGCGGTGTTCGCACTGGCGCTCGGTGGTTTCGGCATCGGGACCGCCGAGTTCGTCGCGATGGGCCTGCTGCCCGACATCGCGACCGGTTTCGGCATCACCGAGCCGACCGCGGGTCACGTCATATCGGCCTATGCCCTCGGCGTCGTGGTCGGTGCGCCGGTGCTCGCCGCGGTGACCGCCCGCGTGCCACGCCGGGTGTTGCTGCTCGGCCTCATGGCGGTGTTCACGCTCGGCAATGTCGCGAGCATGGTCGCGCCGTCGTACCCGACCCTCGTGGTCGCGCGCTTCGTCGCGGGCCTGCCGCACGGCGCGTACTTCGGTGTCGCCGCGCTCGCGGCCGCGCACCTGATGGGCCCCGCCAACCGCGCCAAGGCCGTCGCGCACGTGCTGTCCGGCCTGACGATCGCCACGGTCCTGGGCGTGCCGATGGCCTCGTGGCTCGGCCAGGCGCTCGGCTGGCGCAGCGCGTTCGGGCTCGTGGTGTTCGTCGGCGTGCTGACGCTGGCCGCACTGTGGTTCTGGCTGCCCGAACAGTTGCGCACCATGCACATCTCCAGCCCCCTGACCGAACTCGGCGCGCTGCGCCGCCCGCAGGTGTGGCTCGCGGTGCTCGTCGGCATGATCGGCTTCGGCGGCATGTTCGCCGTGTACACCTACATCAGCACCACGATGACCGACGTCGCCGGCCTGTCACGCGGGCTCGTGCCGCTCGCGCTCATGGTCTTCGGCTTCGGCATGGTGATCGGCAACCTGCTCGGCGGACGGTTGGCCGACCTCTCGGTGGTCCGCGCCCTGTACGTGTCGCTGGCAGCCCTCGGGATCTTGCTCGCGGTGTTCGTGGCGGCCTCGCATCATCCGTGGTCGGCGCTGCTGGTCCTGTTCGGCATCGGCGTCGCCGGTTCCGCGGTGGGCCCCGCGTTGCAGACGCGACTCATGGACGTCGCGCACGACGCGCAGACGCTCGCCGCCGCGCTCAACCACTCCGCGCTCAACATCGGCAATGCGACCGGTGCATGGGTCGGTGGGCTGGTGATCGCCGCGGGCTTCGGTTACACCGCACCAGCCGCCGCGGGTGCGGTGCTCGCGGTCGGCGGTCTGCTGGTGCTCACGCTGTCGGTCGCGGTGCAGCGCCGCTCGAAGACCTGA
- a CDS encoding VOC family protein → MTLTVASIDIADPAAAWARAGFTVDDGVCHVGGVRIRLGAAGTGITGWVLRGVPERVTDLDGIPTSPSDAPPSQPAAHANGVVSIDHVVLLSPNLTRTVGALAELGEAPRRERDGELGGQPIRQIFFRFGEVIIEVVGAPDAVGDGPSSLWGITYVVDDIDATAAFFGDNALPVKDAVQPGRRIATLRGDRLGLSVRSAVISAPARRW, encoded by the coding sequence ATGACGCTGACGGTCGCCTCGATCGACATCGCCGATCCGGCCGCGGCCTGGGCACGGGCCGGTTTCACGGTCGACGACGGCGTGTGCCACGTCGGCGGGGTACGCATCCGGTTGGGTGCGGCGGGTACCGGGATCACCGGATGGGTGCTGCGGGGCGTACCCGAACGGGTGACCGATCTGGACGGCATCCCGACGTCGCCATCCGACGCACCACCGTCGCAGCCTGCGGCCCACGCCAACGGAGTCGTCTCGATCGACCACGTCGTGCTGCTGTCGCCGAACCTGACCCGTACGGTCGGCGCCCTCGCGGAGCTCGGCGAAGCGCCTCGCCGCGAACGCGACGGCGAGCTGGGCGGGCAGCCGATCCGCCAGATCTTCTTCCGGTTCGGCGAGGTGATCATCGAGGTGGTGGGTGCACCCGACGCCGTGGGCGACGGACCGTCGTCGCTGTGGGGCATCACGTACGTGGTCGACGACATCGACGCCACCGCAGCATTTTTCGGTGACAACGCGCTGCCGGTCAAAGATGCCGTACAGCCCGGCCGCCGGATCGCCACGCTACGTGGCGACCGGCTCGGGCTGAGCGTGCGCAGCGCGGTGATCTCAGCGCCCGCGCGTCGGTGGTGA
- the rnhA gene encoding ribonuclease HI — translation MSQDPVIIHTDGGCRPNPGPGGWGAVLRHREHVREMFGGEAAVTSNNRMELTAPIMALEALTRPVTVHLYTDSTYVRNGITKWVLGWERNGWMTAAKQPVKNVDLWQRLQAACARHQVEWFWVKGHSGIGDNELADELATRGLQEAVGLTTSSAGTSLR, via the coding sequence GTGAGCCAGGATCCCGTCATCATCCACACCGACGGCGGCTGCCGCCCCAACCCGGGCCCCGGCGGCTGGGGTGCGGTGCTACGGCACCGCGAGCACGTCCGCGAGATGTTCGGCGGCGAAGCGGCCGTGACCAGCAACAACCGCATGGAGCTGACGGCCCCGATCATGGCGCTCGAGGCCTTGACCCGGCCCGTCACGGTGCACCTGTACACCGACAGCACCTACGTGCGCAACGGCATCACCAAGTGGGTGCTGGGCTGGGAGCGCAACGGCTGGATGACCGCAGCCAAGCAGCCCGTGAAGAATGTCGACCTGTGGCAGCGCCTGCAGGCCGCGTGCGCGCGCCACCAGGTCGAGTGGTTCTGGGTGAAGGGGCACTCGGGCATCGGCGACAACGAGCTGGCCGACGAACTCGCGACCCGCGGACTGCAGGAGGCAGTGGGCCTCACCACCAGTAGTGCGGGTACTTCGCTCCGTTGA
- a CDS encoding HPP family protein, giving the protein MTSVELLDAETSGTSGPSRSSWFRSAAPPRQRLSVIVVETIVSLVALAIIASLTAITHDPWLIPPLAASAALVVGGAHFPLSQPRNVIGGHVMSAIVGVMVGMTALDALWAGAVAGALALGMMKLLRMSHSPAAATAMIAVVPEIPRWEFVVLVGTAAVILVVVGLAGNKLNGAKYPHYWW; this is encoded by the coding sequence GTGACTTCGGTCGAGTTGCTCGATGCCGAGACATCCGGGACGTCGGGACCGAGTCGATCCAGTTGGTTCCGCAGCGCTGCCCCGCCACGTCAGCGGTTGAGCGTCATCGTGGTCGAGACCATCGTGAGTCTGGTGGCGCTCGCCATCATCGCGTCGCTGACGGCGATCACGCACGACCCGTGGTTGATCCCGCCGCTGGCGGCCAGCGCGGCGCTCGTTGTCGGAGGCGCGCACTTCCCCCTGTCGCAGCCTCGCAACGTCATCGGCGGCCACGTGATGTCGGCGATCGTCGGTGTGATGGTCGGTATGACGGCTCTCGACGCGTTGTGGGCCGGTGCGGTGGCCGGCGCACTGGCACTCGGAATGATGAAGCTGCTCAGGATGTCTCACTCACCGGCCGCGGCGACCGCGATGATCGCCGTGGTGCCCGAGATCCCGCGCTGGGAGTTCGTCGTCCTGGTCGGCACGGCCGCGGTGATCCTCGTGGTGGTCGGCCTGGCGGGCAACAAGCTCAACGGAGCGAAGTACCCGCACTACTGGTGGTGA